The following are encoded together in the Peromyscus leucopus breed LL Stock chromosome 1, UCI_PerLeu_2.1, whole genome shotgun sequence genome:
- the Gvqw3 gene encoding LOW QUALITY PROTEIN: protein GVQW3 (The sequence of the model RefSeq protein was modified relative to this genomic sequence to represent the inferred CDS: inserted 2 bases in 2 codons; deleted 4 bases in 3 codons): MRDRYLEQKISIKFCVKLNKSASKXHHLLKAYGDEVVSRARVLFDWHKKFKVGQGDVRDDARSGRPVPHRTDENIQKFKDLVYSNRQLTARTMAEELNLDKETARLILKENLTMRKXSAKIITSILKNEPKLKKFVFPYDHSEEIMKPSLYVREKITNSETCSHLQQKAGGEMSLPLSNPRIHPLGSQLLQGPISASIPTRVAGNWFTS, translated from the exons ATGAGGGATCGCTATTTAGAACAAAAGATTAGTATCAAGTTTTGCGTGAAATTGAACAAGTCTGCAAGTA ACCACCATCTTTTGAAAGCCTACGGTGATGAAGTGGTGTCCAGGGCTCGAGTT TTGTTTGACTGGCACAAAAAGTTTAAAGTAGGGCAAGGAGATGTCCGAGATGATGCACGAAGTGGTCGTCCAGTCCCCCACAGGACGGATGAAAATATCCAGAAGTTCAAGGACTTGGTTTATTCAAACAGGCAGCTAACGGCCAGAACGATGGCTGAAGAATTAAATTTAGATAAAGAAACCGCTAGACTCATTCTGAAAGAAAACCTGACCATGAGAA AGTCTGCCAAGATTATAACGAGTATTTTGAAGAATGAGCCTAAA TTAAAGAAATTTGTATTCCCATATGACCATTCAGAGGAAATTATGAAACCTAGCTTATATGTGAGGGAAAAGATAACAAATTCTGAAACGTGCAGTCATTTGCAGCAGAAAGCTGGTGGGgaaatg tctctgcctctgtctaaTCCCAGAATCCACCCCCTTGGCAGCCAGCTTCTCCAGGGGCCAATCTCAGCAAGCATTCCCACtagggttgctgggaattggttCACATCCTGA